A section of the Saccharopolyspora gregorii genome encodes:
- a CDS encoding DUF742 domain-containing protein, translated as MTGPDPDAWYDDDAGRMVRSYALTGGRTPDAAINLDRATQVVATLADTGRSAAATPEHEAILERCGAPQSMAELSAGLGLPLGVIRVLCSDLLEHGSLARSRMVQPRDRDILEAVLAGLNRL; from the coding sequence TTGACCGGCCCCGATCCCGACGCGTGGTACGACGACGACGCCGGCCGGATGGTGCGTTCGTACGCGCTGACCGGCGGCCGCACCCCTGACGCGGCCATCAACCTGGACCGGGCAACCCAGGTCGTGGCGACGCTGGCCGACACCGGCCGCAGCGCCGCCGCGACGCCCGAGCACGAGGCGATCCTGGAGCGCTGCGGCGCTCCGCAGTCGATGGCGGAGCTGTCCGCCGGGCTGGGCCTCCCGCTGGGCGTCATCCGGGTGCTCTGCTCCGACCTGCTCGAACACGGCTCACTCGCGCGTTCCCGCATGGTGCAGCCGCGCGACCGCGACATCTTGGAGGCAGTGCTTGCCGGACTCAACAGGCTCTGA
- a CDS encoding roadblock/LC7 domain-containing protein, with the protein MNELMNSRKPDLDLAWLLDQMLDNVPDTLHALVLTHDGLPAAFSKNLDQDQADKISAACGTLRATSKALSYELEGGDIDMNLLATETMSMYVLAVDPRNSVLVVAGRSVDAEQLQYEMRRLIKNVGERLGKGARNPVGAEKH; encoded by the coding sequence GTGAACGAACTGATGAACTCCCGGAAGCCGGACCTGGACCTGGCCTGGCTCCTCGATCAGATGCTGGACAACGTGCCGGACACGTTGCACGCGCTGGTGCTCACCCATGACGGCCTGCCGGCGGCGTTCTCCAAGAACCTCGACCAGGACCAGGCGGACAAGATCTCGGCCGCCTGCGGCACGCTGCGCGCCACCAGCAAGGCGCTCAGCTACGAGCTGGAGGGCGGGGACATCGACATGAACCTGCTCGCCACCGAGACGATGTCCATGTACGTGCTGGCCGTCGACCCGCGGAACTCCGTGCTCGTCGTCGCGGGCCGCAGCGTCGACGCCGAACAGCTGCAGTACGAGATGCGCCGCCTGATCAAGAACGTGGGTGAGCGGCTCGGCAAGGGCGCGCGGAACCCCGTCGGTGCGGAGAAGCATTGA
- a CDS encoding GTP-binding protein encodes MPDSVKLVVAGGFAVGKTTFIGSVSEITPLSTEEEMTEASVGVDDLTGTETKRTTTVALDFGRITISQEIVLYLFGTPGQARFGSLWTELSTGAIGAVVLLDTRRLAMGFPSIDFFERRGIPFVVAVNCFDNTEFSYTEEEVRTAAAMGPETPILFCDARDRDSSKKVLVTLVKHALQQRDLAAAAG; translated from the coding sequence ATGCCGGACTCGGTGAAGCTCGTCGTCGCCGGTGGCTTCGCCGTCGGCAAGACGACCTTCATCGGGTCGGTCAGCGAGATCACGCCGCTGAGCACAGAAGAGGAAATGACCGAGGCGAGCGTCGGCGTCGACGACCTCACCGGTACCGAGACCAAGCGCACCACCACGGTCGCGCTGGACTTCGGGCGCATCACGATCTCCCAGGAGATCGTGCTGTACCTGTTCGGCACCCCGGGGCAGGCGCGGTTCGGTTCGCTGTGGACGGAGTTGTCCACCGGCGCCATCGGTGCGGTGGTGCTGCTGGACACCCGGCGGCTGGCGATGGGCTTCCCGTCCATCGACTTCTTCGAACGGCGCGGGATCCCGTTCGTCGTGGCGGTGAACTGCTTCGACAACACGGAGTTCTCGTACACGGAGGAGGAGGTCCGCACCGCCGCCGCGATGGGACCGGAGACCCCGATCCTGTTCTGCGACGCGCGGGACCGGGACTCCAGCAAGAAGGTGCTCGTCACGCTCGTGAAGCACGCCCTGCAGCAGCGGGACCTGGCCGCCGCGGCGGGCTGA
- a CDS encoding type I polyketide synthase — protein sequence MDQTFATPLLFTGADLDSVRDRAARIGACLRDPELEPHDVAAALASAPAGPARAALVAATRAEAVRGLAALGAGRPFPGLSTGVVRPSPVAFLFTGIGVEWAGMAAPLIAAHPEFAAVVDRVDAVVAPALGRSLRAVLEGGSDEAELLRRIDWAQIALFTVQVGLCAVLRERGLEPAHVLGHSAGEPAAAHVAGVLDLEDAARLLVARARLMRTLRGGGAMVSLQAGAAEVAAELGELADEVSIAVVNGPRATVISGAADPVLEVAARFEELGRGVKWLDVDVAVHSNRVDPILAELADDISDLTFTAPRVPVVSAVAGAADDAVATPGYWVRSLREPVRFADGIGWLHGQGVRTFVEIGPDAVLSSMLADCVPAHDDVAAVPLLRKRRPVADSLAAAAAQLHVRGVDLAPLAEPPAPSGHALRCARFWLHGGPLPEGHADAEPGPAGAADLAELVRAHAAGVLGKATPEEVDATTSFFEQGFDSAAAVEFCALLNRDAGLDLPVAALFDHSTPAALVDHVAGLRDGVPAVTGARTADRTDADDEPIAIVGMGCRLPGGIASPEQFWEALLAERDVVSSFPTDRGWTEDLYDPDPDRGGRTYASAGGFLHDAALFDAEFFGISEYEAQAMDPQQRLLLEVCWEAVERAGIVPESLRGSRTGVYLGATAQPYGPALDEPAGALDGFVLTGTTPSVLSGRVAYQFGFHGSALTVDTACSASLVALHLAVQSLRRGECSMAMAGGAAVLATPGMLVTFARQRGLAPDGRCKAFAADADGTGWGEGAGVLLLERLSDARRNGHPVLALVRGSAVNSDGTSNGLTAPNGLAQQEVIRSALAGAGLEPSEVDAVEAHGTGTRLGDPVEARALLATYGADRAPERPLRLGSVKSNVGHTQTAAGVTGLIKMVLALQHEVLPRTLHVDAPSPHVDWDADRIALLTERTPWPRGTTPRRAGLSAFGISGTNAHVIIEEAPPVEAGPEPDDDGVVALPLSAKTAPALAEQARRFAAHLAAADRPALRQWSRAMARRSSFPWRAVAVGGSAAELVTGLTALAEQRPAPGAWSGRALDGRTAVLFSGQGSQRVGMGRLLHAEHPVFAAAFDEVCALFDAETGGDLRAVIADDERALTRTGWAQPALFAIEVALFRLLESWGLRPDVVLGHSLGELVAAHVAGILDLPDAVRVVAARARLMEAVDVDGTMTALEATEDEVRAVLAEHPDGIAVAAVNAPRSTVVSGRRELVESVAGRFSAQGRQIWPLRVSHPFHTPLMAGMLDEFGAVLRTATFRRPNLPVVSNVTGELADERMSAPDYWLEHVLGAVRFADGVRTAREFGARTFVEVGPGAALTVQARACLAELDPAAVVAATLRQGRDETTALLHGVAQLHVAGQPVDWDAVAGPGCGTALPQLPTYAFQRKHFWLTSSGRSTGVTELPPAPRVPAIDGLTGEQRRARLLELVLEQTAACLGTSERDQVEPGLTFAETGLGSVGLLELRNRLVAATGLELPAAAAYDHPTPRALAEQLGRLDPAVRQRAEPVARTEVVEPRPADDGPEPIAIVGMGCRFPGGVTTPGELWDLVAEGRDVVSEFPTDRGWPTGLHSPDPDRPGKTYCTRGGFLRDPAMFDSDFFGIAPREALVTDAQQRLLLETSWEAFERAGIDPISLRGSDTGVFVGITYQDYTPRWVDRPRAVRDHEGYLQSGTASSIATGRLSYFFGFEGPSIGIDTACSSSLVSLHLGVEALRGGQCGYALAGGATVMPTPQPFVEFSRLRALSPDGRCKSFSADADGTGWGEGAGVLLLERLSDAQRNGHKVHAVVLGTAVGADGASNGLTAPNGLAQQRTIRTALRTAGISGRDVDVVEAHGTGTKLGDPIEAQALVETYGRDRAPDRPLFVGSIKSNIGHPQTAAGVAGVIKLVESFRHGVLPKTLHADEPTPLIDWPSSGLSLLAEQRSWPATDGPRRAAISGFGIGGTLGHAILQEPPAPQRPRPAPAGRPVAWVLSGQTAAALQDQARHLLEHPELDAHRVADVAHTLARRTAFRWRGVVVGSSVEQLREGLELLARGRTGNGVWSGQGRDAPATTASGPLEDLAQRHVDGAPVDWTAVFPTGEFLDELPTYAFQRQRYWLELDAGEPSTGHPFLDEPIDLADGSGAVVNGRVSVAAEAWLADHVLRGDTIFPGTGHVELALRAGRELGCPRLVELTHHSPLLLPGDGHRRIQVSVGAPGAGERRPLKIHSAAAGGSEWTLHASGELGPDVEPVEVPSVQWPPPGAEAVDVAAMYEGFTEREYEYGPAFRGVRAAWRTGDEVAAEVALPADVARDAGELVLHPALLDACLHAMGVLDDGDDVRVPFAWSGVTAVDGPPAGEVRVRLTKVRPDTATLVVEDLSGRLLLAVDALTFRSLQADPGVNLRDVLFAQEWVAVEPASWPASGRPAVVEVGGDPAVAFAALGADGVLPELVAVALPEFGAARIGDDGLAAATRAAIGSALELVRAWLATPGAAASRLVVVTRGAADVGGGTVGDAAHAAAAGLVRSAQSEHPDRFVLVDVEEHDGLADVLAELPDGEPQLAVRDGRFHAARLARTAGGGGDVRLDGGTVLLTGGTGGLAAEIAAHLVAACGATHLVLASRRGPRAAGAEELRARLLELGAQRVDLASCDVTRREQVADLLGSIDPAQPLIGVVHLAGVLADATVGGMTAEQIDRVVAPKVDALVHLHELTAGADLRMFATFSSAAAAVGSAGQGNYAAANAFLEAVTAQRRAGGLAGTALAWGMWATEDGMRGRVGDADIARLHRSGFRPITTAEAVTAFSAGISADLPVLLPVPVERAQLRRLAGSGGLPALMRGIAPAGAADGSAASFAERVRGLPGQARLAAVVDVVRRHVARILGHDSGSQVDVGTAFFDMGFDSLSAVELRNELATATGTSLPPTLLFDHPDITSVAEHVLDLLAPEPAPAPAPAEPEPVSAIAEMTADQLVAMALKQGDR from the coding sequence TTGGACCAGACATTCGCGACTCCGCTGCTGTTCACCGGTGCCGACCTGGACTCCGTCCGCGACCGGGCCGCGCGCATCGGCGCGTGCCTGCGGGACCCGGAGCTGGAGCCGCACGACGTCGCCGCGGCCCTCGCGTCCGCCCCGGCGGGTCCCGCCCGCGCCGCGCTGGTCGCCGCCACGCGCGCGGAGGCCGTGCGCGGGCTGGCGGCGCTCGGCGCGGGCCGGCCGTTCCCCGGTCTGAGCACCGGCGTCGTGCGTCCCTCGCCGGTCGCCTTCCTGTTCACCGGGATCGGCGTGGAGTGGGCGGGCATGGCCGCCCCGCTCATCGCCGCGCACCCCGAGTTCGCGGCGGTCGTGGACCGGGTGGACGCGGTGGTGGCGCCCGCGCTGGGCCGGTCGCTGCGCGCCGTCCTCGAAGGCGGCTCGGACGAGGCGGAGCTGCTCCGCCGGATCGACTGGGCGCAGATCGCGCTGTTCACCGTGCAGGTCGGCTTGTGCGCGGTGCTGCGCGAGCGCGGCCTCGAACCGGCGCACGTGCTCGGCCACTCGGCGGGGGAACCGGCCGCGGCGCACGTCGCGGGCGTGCTCGACCTGGAGGACGCCGCCCGGCTGCTGGTGGCCCGGGCCCGGCTGATGCGCACCCTGCGGGGCGGCGGCGCGATGGTGTCGCTGCAGGCGGGGGCGGCGGAGGTCGCCGCCGAGCTGGGCGAGCTTGCCGACGAGGTCTCCATCGCCGTCGTGAACGGCCCCCGCGCCACGGTGATCTCCGGAGCCGCCGACCCGGTGCTGGAGGTGGCCGCGCGGTTCGAGGAGCTGGGCCGCGGCGTCAAGTGGCTCGACGTGGACGTCGCGGTGCACTCGAACCGGGTCGACCCGATTCTGGCCGAGCTGGCCGACGACATCAGCGACCTGACCTTCACCGCCCCGCGCGTGCCCGTGGTCTCCGCCGTCGCCGGTGCCGCCGACGACGCGGTCGCCACCCCCGGCTACTGGGTGCGCAGCCTGCGCGAGCCGGTGCGGTTCGCCGACGGCATCGGCTGGCTGCACGGGCAGGGCGTGCGCACTTTCGTGGAGATCGGGCCGGATGCGGTCCTGAGCTCGATGCTCGCCGACTGCGTGCCCGCGCACGACGACGTGGCGGCGGTGCCGCTGCTGCGCAAGCGGCGGCCCGTCGCCGATTCGCTGGCCGCTGCCGCGGCGCAGCTGCACGTGCGCGGCGTCGACCTCGCCCCGCTCGCCGAGCCGCCCGCACCGTCCGGGCACGCGCTGCGGTGCGCGCGGTTCTGGCTGCACGGCGGCCCGCTTCCGGAGGGGCACGCCGATGCCGAACCGGGCCCGGCCGGGGCCGCCGACCTCGCCGAGCTGGTCCGCGCGCACGCCGCCGGAGTGCTCGGCAAGGCCACCCCGGAGGAGGTCGACGCGACCACCAGCTTCTTCGAGCAGGGCTTCGACTCGGCGGCCGCCGTCGAGTTCTGCGCGCTGCTCAACCGGGACGCGGGCCTCGACCTGCCGGTGGCGGCGCTGTTCGACCACAGCACCCCCGCCGCCCTGGTGGACCACGTGGCGGGGCTGCGCGACGGCGTCCCGGCGGTGACCGGCGCGCGCACCGCGGACCGCACCGACGCCGACGACGAGCCGATCGCCATCGTCGGGATGGGCTGCCGGCTGCCCGGCGGCATCGCCTCGCCCGAGCAGTTCTGGGAAGCGCTGCTGGCGGAGCGGGACGTGGTGTCGTCCTTCCCGACCGATCGCGGCTGGACCGAGGACCTCTACGACCCGGACCCGGACCGCGGCGGCCGGACCTACGCGTCGGCGGGCGGGTTCCTGCACGACGCGGCCCTGTTCGACGCCGAGTTCTTCGGCATCTCCGAGTACGAGGCGCAGGCCATGGACCCGCAGCAGCGGCTGCTGCTGGAGGTCTGCTGGGAGGCCGTGGAACGGGCCGGGATCGTCCCGGAATCCTTGCGGGGCAGCCGGACCGGCGTCTACCTCGGCGCGACCGCGCAGCCGTACGGGCCGGCGCTGGACGAGCCGGCGGGTGCGCTGGACGGGTTCGTGCTCACCGGCACCACGCCGAGCGTGCTCTCCGGGCGGGTGGCCTACCAGTTCGGCTTCCACGGCTCGGCGCTGACCGTGGACACCGCGTGCTCGGCGTCGCTGGTCGCGCTGCACCTGGCGGTGCAGTCGCTGCGGCGGGGCGAGTGCTCGATGGCGATGGCCGGTGGTGCGGCGGTGCTCGCCACGCCGGGGATGCTGGTGACCTTCGCGCGGCAGCGCGGGCTCGCCCCGGACGGCCGGTGCAAGGCGTTCGCGGCGGACGCGGACGGCACCGGCTGGGGCGAGGGCGCCGGGGTGCTGCTGCTGGAGCGGCTCTCGGACGCGCGGCGCAACGGGCACCCGGTGCTCGCGCTGGTGCGCGGCAGCGCGGTGAACTCGGACGGCACCTCGAACGGGCTGACCGCGCCGAACGGGCTGGCCCAGCAGGAGGTGATCCGCTCCGCGCTGGCCGGGGCGGGGCTCGAACCGTCCGAAGTGGACGCGGTGGAGGCGCACGGCACGGGGACGCGGCTCGGCGATCCGGTGGAGGCGCGGGCGCTGCTGGCGACCTACGGCGCCGACCGCGCCCCGGAACGCCCGCTGCGGCTCGGCTCGGTGAAGTCGAACGTCGGGCACACCCAGACCGCGGCCGGCGTCACCGGGCTGATCAAGATGGTGCTGGCGCTGCAGCACGAGGTGTTGCCCCGCACGTTGCACGTCGACGCGCCCTCGCCGCACGTGGACTGGGACGCGGACCGGATCGCGCTGCTCACCGAGCGCACCCCGTGGCCGCGGGGCACCACCCCGCGCCGGGCCGGGCTGTCCGCGTTCGGCATCAGCGGCACCAACGCGCACGTGATCATCGAGGAGGCGCCGCCGGTCGAGGCCGGGCCCGAACCGGACGACGACGGGGTGGTGGCGCTGCCGCTGTCGGCGAAGACCGCGCCCGCGCTGGCCGAGCAGGCGCGCCGGTTCGCCGCGCACCTCGCCGCCGCGGACCGCCCGGCGCTGCGGCAGTGGTCCCGGGCGATGGCCCGGCGCTCGTCGTTCCCGTGGCGCGCGGTCGCCGTCGGCGGCTCGGCGGCGGAGCTCGTCACCGGGCTCACCGCGCTCGCCGAGCAGCGGCCCGCGCCCGGCGCGTGGTCCGGTCGCGCCCTGGACGGCCGCACCGCGGTGCTGTTCTCCGGGCAGGGCAGCCAGCGCGTCGGGATGGGACGGCTGCTGCACGCCGAGCACCCGGTGTTCGCGGCCGCCTTCGACGAGGTGTGCGCGCTGTTCGACGCCGAGACCGGTGGTGATCTGCGCGCCGTCATCGCCGACGACGAACGCGCCCTCACCCGCACCGGCTGGGCGCAGCCCGCGCTGTTCGCGATCGAGGTGGCGCTGTTCCGGCTGCTGGAGTCCTGGGGCCTGCGCCCGGACGTGGTGCTCGGGCACTCGCTGGGCGAACTCGTCGCCGCGCACGTCGCCGGGATCCTCGACCTGCCGGACGCGGTCCGCGTCGTCGCCGCCCGCGCCCGGCTGATGGAGGCCGTGGACGTCGACGGGACGATGACCGCGCTGGAAGCCACCGAGGACGAGGTCCGCGCGGTGCTCGCCGAGCACCCGGACGGGATCGCCGTGGCCGCCGTGAACGCGCCGCGCAGCACCGTCGTGTCCGGCCGCCGCGAGCTCGTCGAGTCCGTGGCCGGGCGTTTTTCCGCGCAGGGGCGTCAGATCTGGCCGCTGCGGGTCAGCCACCCGTTCCACACGCCGCTGATGGCGGGCATGCTCGACGAGTTCGGCGCCGTCCTGCGCACCGCGACGTTCCGGCGGCCGAACCTGCCGGTGGTCTCCAACGTCACCGGGGAGCTCGCCGACGAACGCATGTCCGCACCGGACTACTGGCTGGAGCACGTGCTCGGGGCGGTGCGGTTCGCCGACGGGGTGCGCACCGCGCGCGAGTTCGGTGCCCGCACCTTCGTCGAGGTCGGGCCGGGGGCGGCGCTCACCGTGCAGGCCCGCGCGTGCCTGGCCGAGCTGGATCCGGCCGCGGTCGTGGCCGCGACCCTGCGCCAGGGCCGGGACGAGACCACCGCGCTGCTGCACGGCGTGGCGCAGCTGCACGTGGCCGGGCAGCCGGTCGACTGGGACGCCGTCGCGGGCCCCGGCTGCGGCACCGCGCTGCCGCAGCTGCCGACGTACGCCTTCCAGCGCAAGCACTTCTGGCTCACCTCCTCGGGCCGGAGCACCGGTGTCACCGAGCTCCCGCCCGCGCCGCGCGTTCCCGCCATCGACGGCCTCACCGGCGAGCAGCGGCGCGCCCGGCTGCTGGAACTGGTGCTGGAGCAGACCGCCGCGTGCCTGGGCACCAGCGAGCGGGACCAGGTGGAACCGGGGCTGACGTTCGCCGAGACCGGGCTCGGCTCCGTCGGGCTGCTGGAGCTGCGGAACCGGCTGGTCGCCGCCACCGGGCTGGAGCTGCCCGCCGCCGCGGCCTACGACCACCCGACGCCGCGCGCGCTGGCCGAGCAGCTGGGCCGGCTCGACCCGGCCGTCCGGCAGCGGGCCGAACCGGTCGCCCGCACCGAGGTCGTCGAGCCGCGGCCCGCCGACGACGGGCCGGAACCGATCGCGATCGTCGGCATGGGCTGCCGCTTCCCCGGCGGGGTCACCACCCCCGGCGAGCTGTGGGACCTGGTCGCCGAAGGCCGCGACGTGGTCTCCGAGTTCCCCACCGACCGCGGCTGGCCGACCGGCCTGCACTCGCCGGACCCGGACCGGCCCGGCAAGACCTACTGCACCCGCGGCGGGTTCCTGCGCGACCCGGCGATGTTCGACTCCGACTTCTTCGGCATCGCGCCGCGGGAGGCGCTGGTCACCGACGCGCAGCAGCGGCTGCTGCTGGAGACCTCGTGGGAGGCCTTCGAACGCGCCGGCATCGACCCGATCTCGTTGCGCGGCAGCGACACCGGCGTCTTCGTCGGCATCACCTACCAGGACTACACGCCGCGCTGGGTGGACCGGCCGCGCGCGGTCCGCGACCACGAGGGCTACCTGCAGAGCGGCACGGCCAGCAGCATCGCCACCGGGCGGCTGTCGTACTTCTTCGGCTTCGAGGGCCCGTCGATCGGCATCGACACCGCGTGCTCGTCCTCGCTGGTGTCGCTGCACCTCGGGGTGGAGGCGCTGCGCGGCGGGCAGTGCGGGTACGCCCTCGCCGGGGGCGCCACGGTGATGCCGACGCCGCAGCCGTTCGTCGAGTTCTCCCGGCTGCGCGCGCTGTCCCCCGACGGCCGGTGCAAGTCGTTCTCCGCGGACGCGGACGGCACCGGCTGGGGCGAGGGCGCGGGCGTGCTGCTGCTGGAACGGCTCTCCGACGCGCAGCGCAACGGGCACAAGGTCCACGCGGTGGTGCTGGGCACCGCGGTCGGCGCCGACGGCGCCTCCAACGGGCTCACCGCCCCCAACGGGCTCGCGCAGCAGCGCACCATCCGCACCGCGCTGCGCACCGCGGGCATCTCCGGCCGGGACGTCGACGTCGTCGAGGCGCACGGCACCGGCACCAAGCTCGGCGACCCGATCGAGGCGCAGGCGCTGGTCGAGACCTACGGCCGCGACCGCGCCCCGGACCGGCCGCTGTTCGTCGGCTCCATCAAGTCGAACATCGGGCACCCGCAGACCGCCGCCGGCGTCGCGGGGGTGATCAAGCTGGTGGAGTCGTTCCGCCACGGGGTGCTGCCGAAGACGCTGCACGCGGACGAACCGACGCCGCTGATCGACTGGCCCAGCAGCGGACTGTCGCTGCTCGCCGAGCAGCGGTCCTGGCCCGCGACCGACGGTCCGCGCCGCGCCGCGATCTCCGGGTTCGGCATCGGCGGCACCCTCGGACACGCGATCCTGCAGGAGCCGCCCGCACCGCAGCGGCCCCGCCCGGCCCCCGCCGGTCGTCCCGTCGCCTGGGTGCTGTCCGGGCAGACCGCCGCCGCCCTGCAGGACCAGGCGCGGCACCTGCTGGAGCACCCCGAGCTGGACGCGCACCGGGTCGCGGACGTGGCGCACACCCTCGCCCGGCGCACCGCGTTCCGCTGGCGCGGCGTCGTCGTCGGCTCCTCGGTCGAGCAGCTGCGGGAGGGCCTGGAGCTGCTGGCGCGCGGGCGCACCGGGAACGGCGTGTGGTCCGGGCAGGGCCGCGACGCGCCCGCCACCACCGCGTCCGGGCCGCTGGAAGACCTCGCCCAGCGGCACGTGGACGGCGCGCCGGTGGACTGGACGGCGGTGTTCCCGACCGGCGAATTCCTCGACGAACTGCCGACCTACGCGTTCCAGCGGCAGCGGTACTGGCTGGAGCTGGACGCGGGCGAGCCGAGCACCGGGCACCCCTTCCTGGACGAGCCGATCGACCTCGCCGACGGGTCCGGGGCGGTCGTGAACGGCCGCGTGTCGGTGGCCGCCGAGGCGTGGCTGGCCGATCACGTGCTGCGCGGCGACACGATCTTCCCCGGCACCGGGCACGTGGAGCTGGCGCTGCGCGCCGGTCGCGAGCTCGGCTGCCCGCGCCTGGTCGAGCTGACCCACCACAGCCCGCTGCTGCTGCCCGGCGACGGGCACCGCCGCATCCAGGTGTCGGTAGGCGCCCCCGGCGCGGGGGAGCGGCGGCCGTTGAAGATCCACTCCGCGGCGGCGGGCGGATCGGAGTGGACGCTGCACGCCTCCGGTGAGCTCGGACCCGACGTCGAACCGGTCGAGGTCCCGTCCGTGCAGTGGCCGCCGCCCGGTGCGGAAGCCGTGGACGTCGCGGCCATGTACGAGGGCTTCACCGAGCGCGAGTACGAGTACGGGCCCGCCTTCCGCGGCGTGCGCGCCGCCTGGCGCACCGGCGACGAGGTCGCCGCCGAGGTGGCGCTGCCCGCCGACGTGGCCCGGGACGCGGGCGAACTGGTGCTGCACCCGGCGCTGCTGGACGCCTGCCTGCACGCGATGGGCGTGCTCGACGACGGCGACGACGTGCGGGTTCCGTTCGCGTGGAGCGGCGTCACCGCGGTGGACGGCCCGCCCGCCGGCGAAGTGCGGGTGCGCCTGACCAAGGTGCGGCCGGACACCGCGACGCTCGTGGTCGAGGACCTCTCCGGGCGGCTGCTGCTGGCGGTGGACGCGCTGACCTTCCGCTCGTTGCAGGCCGACCCCGGGGTGAACCTGCGCGACGTGCTGTTCGCCCAGGAGTGGGTGGCCGTCGAACCCGCTTCCTGGCCCGCGTCCGGCCGGCCCGCCGTGGTCGAGGTCGGCGGAGATCCGGCGGTCGCGTTCGCCGCGCTCGGCGCGGACGGCGTGCTGCCGGAACTGGTGGCCGTCGCGCTGCCGGAGTTCGGCGCGGCCCGGATCGGCGACGACGGGCTCGCCGCGGCGACCCGCGCCGCGATCGGCTCCGCGCTGGAACTGGTGCGGGCCTGGCTGGCCACGCCCGGCGCCGCGGCCTCCCGCCTGGTGGTGGTGACCCGGGGAGCGGCGGACGTCGGCGGCGGAACCGTCGGCGACGCCGCGCACGCCGCCGCGGCCGGGCTGGTCCGCAGCGCCCAGTCGGAGCACCCCGACCGGTTCGTGCTGGTCGACGTCGAGGAGCACGACGGGCTCGCGGACGTGCTCGCGGAACTGCCCGACGGCGAACCGCAGCTGGCGGTCCGCGACGGCCGCTTCCACGCCGCCCGCCTCGCCCGCACCGCCGGGGGTGGCGGCGACGTCCGGCTGGACGGCGGCACCGTGCTGCTCACCGGCGGCACCGGCGGACTCGCCGCGGAGATCGCCGCGCACCTGGTGGCGGCCTGCGGGGCGACGCACCTGGTGCTGGCCAGCCGCCGCGGTCCGCGCGCCGCCGGGGCCGAGGAGCTGCGGGCCCGGCTGCTGGAGCTCGGCGCCCAGCGGGTCGACCTCGCGTCCTGCGACGTGACCCGGCGCGAGCAGGTCGCGGACCTGCTCGGCTCGATCGACCCGGCGCAGCCGCTGATCGGCGTCGTGCACCTCGCCGGGGTGCTGGCCGACGCCACCGTCGGCGGGATGACCGCCGAGCAGATCGACCGGGTCGTCGCGCCCAAGGTGGACGCGCTGGTGCACCTGCACGAGCTGACCGCGGGTGCCGACCTGCGGATGTTCGCGACCTTCTCCTCCGCGGCCGCCGCCGTCGGCTCCGCCGGGCAGGGCAACTACGCCGCCGCCAACGCCTTCCTGGAGGCGGTGACCGCGCAGCGCCGCGCGGGCGGGCTCGCGGGCACCGCGCTCGCGTGGGGCATGTGGGCCACCGAGGACGGGATGCGGGGGCGGGTCGGCGACGCCGACATCGCCCGGTTGCACCGCTCCGGGTTCCGGCCGATCACCACCGCCGAGGCGGTGACCGCGTTCAGCGCCGGGATCTCCGCGGACCTGCCGGTGCTGCTGCCGGTGCCGGTGGAGCGGGCGCAGCTGCGCAGGCTCGCGGGCAGCGGCGGGCTCCCCGCGCTGATGCGCGGCATCGCCCCCGCCGGTGCCGCGGACGGATCGGCCGCGTCGTTCGCGGAGCGGGTGCGCGGGCTGCCCGGGCAGGCCCGGCTGGCCGCGGTCGTGGACGTGGTCCGCAGGCACGTCGCGCGCATCCTCGGGCACGATTCGGGCTCCCAGGTGGACGTGGGCACCGCGTTCTTCGACATGGGCTTCGACTCGCTGTCCGCGGTGGAGCTGCGCAACGAGCTGGCCACCGCCACCGGCACGTCGCTGCCGCCGACGCTGCTGTTCGACCACCCCGACATCACCTCCGTGGCCGAGCACGTGCTCGACCTGCTCGCCCCGGAACCGGCCCCCGCGCCCGCACCGGCGGAACCGGAACCGGTGTCGGCCATCGCGGAGATGACCGCCGACCAACTCGTCGCCATGGCGCTGAAACAAGGTGATCGCTGA